One Gelria sp. Kuro-4 DNA segment encodes these proteins:
- a CDS encoding type II toxin-antitoxin system HicB family antitoxin, which yields MSEKDIEYYLALPYKVVLHPAQEGGYVAEIPDLPGCLTQGETIEEAINMIQDAKVCWLRSALEDGVEIPEPGQTLDEYSGGSTFVGSQK from the coding sequence TATCTGGCGCTTCCCTACAAGGTGGTTCTGCATCCCGCCCAGGAAGGCGGCTATGTCGCGGAAATCCCGGATCTCCCCGGATGCCTGACGCAGGGCGAAACTATTGAGGAAGCCATTAATATGATCCAGGACGCGAAGGTCTGCTGGCTACGGTCGGCTCTGGAAGACGGCGTGGAAATACCGGAGCCCGGCCAAACCCTGGACGAGTATTCCGGCGGCTCAACATTCGTAGGGAGCCAGAAGTGA
- a CDS encoding type II toxin-antitoxin system HicA family toxin, with the protein MGKLGPITWLELVRRLRKLGFEGPYQSGKHPYIVKDDRTVTIPNRHAEEIGVDLLARILR; encoded by the coding sequence ATGGGTAAGCTTGGCCCGATAACCTGGTTAGAGCTTGTCCGCCGCCTTAGGAAGCTTGGCTTCGAGGGACCATACCAGAGCGGAAAGCACCCTTACATAGTAAAGGATGACCGAACTGTTACAATCCCCAATAGACACGCTGAGGAAATTGGTGTCGACCTGTTGGCGCGTATTCTCAGGTAA
- a CDS encoding type II toxin-antitoxin system HicB family antitoxin, which yields MIREYIQEALERAKYELINNPGEPYYAEVPGLAGVWATGETLEQCRRNLADVIEGWLLLRLRKGFDVPPLGQYRIEIPHQVEIHG from the coding sequence GTGATTCGGGAATATATTCAGGAGGCCCTCGAGCGGGCCAAGTACGAGCTGATAAACAACCCAGGAGAACCGTACTATGCAGAGGTACCCGGGTTAGCAGGGGTGTGGGCAACGGGGGAGACGTTGGAACAGTGTCGCCGGAACCTGGCCGATGTTATCGAAGGATGGCTCCTCCTTAGGTTGCGGAAAGGGTTCGATGTACCGCCCTTAGGCCAATATCGTATCGAAATTCCCCATCAGGTGGAAATCCATGGGTAA